Genomic segment of Osmia bicornis bicornis chromosome 2, iOsmBic2.1, whole genome shotgun sequence:
GAATCGTTCGAGTGTGATCGACTTACTGGTGAATGGTCAAGAAGACTCAGGATCGATCGCTAAGAATTTCGACTACCATGATCGTCCTCGTTCTCGTCTACATCTTCCTCGTTTTCGTCGTCGTTTCGCGGCAACATGATCGCCAGTTCGTGCTGAAGACTCCTCGGAATGTCCAGTTGAAACGCTTGACGATCATAAGTCAGTCGCCTTTTGATCGCTCTCAAAGACAACTCGCGAAGCGTGTAAACAGGCAAGATGATATAGACGTTCGTTCTTTCGAATCTTTGCGGCAACTCGCTTCGCCTTAGCCCTCGATACCTGACGAACCATGGCTCGGGAAAGAATACGTCCTTCTGATTCACTGTATACCTGAATACGACAGTTACCGAAGTTCGATGAAAATACTCTTTCTTAACTGGAAGAGTTAACTGGAATCCTACCTGTCTCTGGTCTCCTTGTCTACGAAGATCCACGGATGAGTGACAAACGTATCGATATCGCGGCAATCACCAGGTGCCAATACACCGTAGCTGACTGCCTGACCTTGATAGTCGATCCAATACAAAATTACACTGTGCAGCGTCTTGTTAATAAACTTAACAAACGACCTGTGCACGTTGTTGATCGAACGAAGAACcggctgctgctgctgctgctgctgctgttgctgctgctgctgctctTGCTGTAGTTGATGATGATTCTCTCCCATTTTGCCTCCTTTCCTTTTCCACCGAAATTCCTTTCTCTCTGCCCTTCTCCACCGCCTTCTCCGCCCCTCGTGCTACGGTTTCTCTTTCAACGACtgaaagcaaaaaaaaaaaaaagaaaataaaagaatcaaGCTAGACTGGGATTAATCGAGAGTGTCTGCTCGGTGCTGCTGACGAATCCGTCTAGATTCCAAGTTTCATGGGCCCCGAGTTGATGGGGAAAATGTAACGTTGTTTCCTGTTTTTCTTCCACTCTGTATCACGAGAGCCCTTCGCTGAATTTTCTATCACGTCTAGACTGGCGTTTTCAATTTAACTAAAAGATAGATCGAGTTGCTTGAAATTTCGAATCTTTGTTGGTTGAGAAAGTATGCTACAACAATTGCTCCATGAAATTTAAACGCGCTtggtacatatttttcaagctgaccgtcgcgtcgcgtcgcatcgCAGAGAAAAATCGATCGTACATAAAAGATTTTTCGATAACTCAAACGTCCGACCAACGACGGTCAACGTATCATGGAAAAAAAaacgttgaaatatttcttggtcgatttttctttccttcctgaTGTTTTCACGACcaaacagaaaaatatttaactttgAAACCGTAACACGTGAACACGGAGAAGCGTGAATTAGGTTCAGagaaaaaggttgaaataagaaaaaactcccaaatatttaaaaagtttataataaaaagatgGAACATCTAGGTATTATAAGAATAGATAATCTAGATAGAAATCTAGAAGAGTTCAAGGACCGGTGAACGAACCGACCTcgataataattcatttaaataatatctGACGTTAACTCGACGCGAGACGCGTTTATCTACGCGATGCAATCAATCACGAGATTGTAGTAATGAAATAGCTGTACATTTCACGATGGTCTCGTTCGTCATCGAACAACCTTCAGACGTAGAGAAACTATTATATAAATACTCCGGTCTTAATAGCAAtgatatcattaaaatttgttaaagaTAAAACAAAGTGAATGGACGCAATTCGTCGCGTTCTGAATTAGCGATgacaagaggaggaaaatttATACCCACGAGCCGGTCGACCGCAATAAAAAGTTATTCCATATATCTCTCGATTTATCGTTACCTCGTGAGATTCGAAGTTTCAGCGGTATGAAACTTTCCTTCCTTTTCATTCATGAATCCAAAGATTAgaccggcgcggcgcggcgcggcgcggcgcggcgcgacGCGGTACGGCACGACGCAGCATACGGATTACAAGGAAATAACAATCGTTTTCACGCTGCTCCTATCTATTCGTCTCCAGTGTCTCGagcaaaattttaatatcaaacTTCAGGAAATATCCGTAAAGTTAGTTGTAAAACGAAGTAAGAAAAGTGAGAACTTGCTCGCTATCAGTAGTATACGTCAATCATAACCACTGTGTAAGGCGAGTGTAAGGAATAATCAGCACGGTTCGAgagcaaagggttaaagttgACGGCACGAAATTACGCTGGCAAAATGCGGTTACGTCGTGTCTCTCTTGTCTGGTCGTCTTGCATAACGCAAGCTGCAATTACAGCGGAGACCACGGAGCCGGCAAAATGGAAACGTCCAGGTTAAAATAGTTCACAATCGTCCTGGAGGATCGGGGGTCGAGGGATCGAGGGGTCAACCGTATCGATCGTGGCTACGTTTCCCAATTTACGTGGCTCAACAGACCAGGGGCTTTAATTGACGTGATTTGTGGATCAAAGGTTACGAGATTCGTGTAAATCGCAAGTGAAATCGTTACGATTTCTATTTTTCCTCTCTGCGCAGttgtctttcttttttctctctctctctctctctctacaactaaacaaaattgaaaacttcaacttttatgaaatttaactCACTATTCTCTtctaatttccaaattttttcTAAACTGAAGTAAAAGTGGAAATGTAAGGAGGCAAGCGAGGGATACATAGTGGAGTTAAATCGATGAACTAAACGTTGGTTGGTTAAAGCCCCCGATAGAGATAGCATCCAGCGATTTCGACTATCGTGCCGGTGAAATTACACCTGGCCGAGTCTGGCCGAGTCAGACCGAGCCGACGTTGTAATTTCCCTAGTAATTTGCAACTAACTCCGCGAAATGGCCGTCAGCAAGGAGGCAAGGAGGCAAGGATCCCTTCAAATTGGAAATAATGAGCCGTCGAACTTGGTCAGGCGATCTTTTCCACCATAGGATCGCGTATTTACTCGAAACTTCCTTAACGAACGTAATTCGAAACGCGTCTATCCTTCAACCTAAATATcctattaaattattttttaatcagtCTACAGGATAAGAAGGATCGTCGGTGTATCACCGAAACTGCTACCTACGATCACTCGACTcgacccgacccgacccgaccGAAACTGGTCAACTCGAGCAAGATTGTGTAGCTGGTGTCGTAGGAGAGTTCCGCAAACAGTGGCAATCTTAATTTACCGGTATACCTACATATAGGAACATGCAAAACGTCTCTGGCAAAACGATGCATCTCGGGGACGAGCAATCTACAGGGTCTCCAAGTATTTACTCGGGCCAAGGTATACGAAAAGGAGAAGTAGAAATTGCGGCTGTGAATTGAGCAAACCGGTGCATAGTCTGTTTATTGCGTTTCCAACCTGCTTTCTAACTTTcgacgaaaatatttttacatagatacgaataaaaattttttcctCTGATACGGGATACCTTTGATACGAAATACCGAGAAACGCGTTAAGGAGAAAGTTCTGCCGCAACAACCCAGGGCGTTAACCAGATCTTCCCACAATTCCAGCAAGTTCTAAACCACTATGCAAACTTTACACTATTGCAACACTGACAATATCAAACGGCTTTAATGAAAAGCTCACTGTGAGTCTTCTGTCGTCTTCTGTCGTCTTCTGTCGTCTTCTGTCGTCTTCTGTCGTCTTCTGTCGTCTTCTGTCCAAAATGATGTGAACAAAACGAGTTAGAATTTTTTAGGTATGCTGGAAACAATCAAATCAAAAGATCGAAATCATGATAGAAAATCTGAGGAAATACGTTGGAGGATGAATTGAAAGAGGTCGGATGAAAAGCTCAGCAGCTCAGCAACAAGACAAATAACCCTTCAGAGTTGGTGGtaaaaggaaggaagaagaatgcCGCAGCAGTTAGACATTGAAAATGATTAAACGGCAGTACATTCTGTTTCTATTTGTTCGGGTGGTGGTGGATGTGATCTATGCTGCCGATTGCAGCGTTGATTCCGACGTTGATTCCAGCCACGTAGCTGTACGCTTTGCTCCGTTCGGACGCGCTTTGTGGCGGACCGAAGCGGAGGTTAGCAAACAAACGAAAACGCCCATTGTATATCGATTGTGTTCGCGCCCGATCATGGGAACAATGGAGATAATTGAGCGTACAAATTACGATAGCGAGAAATACAGGGTGCGGAAGCGTTAGGAGTGGGTGTTAGCTGGCTAGCCGATCAGCCCGGGCCCGGCAATTAGGTTTACGGGCAAAGCGACAAGAAGAGGGACCGGTATTTGCAGAACGCGGACGTTCTCTTTGACGATGGCCCACGAAACAGAATTAGAATACACTCGGATAggaaattaaccctttcgttcaGACAGACGGAAAGTTGGAAACGGCAATTTTATGACAACCGCTCGTGTATTAAGAAGAAAATGCATAAGAACATACATTCTTTcatccctttttctttctctcgcAGCGCAACGTGTAAGAGGATTAAAGGAGGGAGCAAAGAATGAAGTAACGCGAATGCTCGCAATAGCGCGAACATAAAACACCTTTGTAATCGGATTTCCAACGATAATACGATTTGTATTCAGTGACAGTGCATTCGTGTTCCGTTGCAACGATGCGGAGAATGAAAATACCCTTTGATTCGCGATGAAAACGAACATTTAAGTAATACTCACCAGCTGAATAGCGTTTAACCTCTTTCTCATATTTCCTTCGATAAACGTAATAATATATGGCGACTAGTACTCTATAAAGTGGTATTATTTGGGAACACGCGATACGagattttaatttacaacCACCGCTTTGATCTCACAATTTTGCAATCTGTTACAATCGTAATAGATCGATCGTGTATTACCGCGTTGAAACGTGATAAGCAATCAGtgatttgtaattaataatcccTGGCTAATTAACCGAAACAATGAAACGTGGCAGTGTGTGAATCAAAGACTCGGATTTCCAATGAAATCATACAATATTATCAAGTAATTCGAAAATACCTCGTGAAAATCCATTTCCAAGAATTTTCAATGTGTATCACGATTTGTACATACACTGTGAAAAAACGATGaaacagaagaagaaagagcACGAAGCGCATAGTCTGCGTGCCGGATCTTAGGAAATCCTTCAGTCATTCGGCATACCGTGAATACCGACGAATCGAGCCAACATCCCCCTCGGCAAAGAGGAAATTTACAAGAATTTCAATTCACAGTAAACAGGCCGTAATCCTCCCTCATTGTTTGCGGCGGGACTCGACGAACAAATAAGGGTGACCTGGGGTGGGTATGAAAAGGGGTTGGCAACGAGGGTTGCTTCTCACCTTGCCGCGTGTAACGCTAGATCCTCCTTGTCGTTACCGTGCTTCTATAATAGCGTACTCGTCGCTCGTTTCGCTATTCATTATCGTTCGTCGTTGATCCTCCTGTTCTTTATTTATCGCTAATTTCGTTCCCTCGGTTACACGGAAAATCGCACACGTCGCGTCGGAACGGCCACGCGAACCATTTACCATTGCGCGAATAATAAAGAAGGGCTCTAATTGTCCCCGCTTAAAAGCCTCCACTGTTTCGAGGATAAGTGTGAAAAACGGGATTGGTTGCAGCGAGGGAAAACGTTTTTCacgcgtttcgtttcgtttcgtttcatttcatttcatacgGCAATTGAAACGTTTTCTGATTTCTGATCGAGATGTCAGATTCCCATGCCATTTCCCTCGAAACAAAAGTAACGGATTAAAATTCAAGTAAAATTAGAAACGAAAgtctaaaatttatttaaccaCCCTCTTCAGGTTTTAGATACGTAATAGGGGTGAGCTATAAACGTAGGAAACACGACAAAGTAGGTAGTCGGTCGCGAAGCGTAATCAAACGTGTCGTTAATTAGACAGTGGTGGCCGTGATTTGATGAATTAACTAACGACTGCACCGTTAGCGATTCCTCTTGAATCGAACACCGATGCGAACGTATTCGTCGAACCGCAATGTCTTTGCGAGTGCACTTGACTCATTGTCAGGACCTAGCCTGTAATTTGCGACCTCTGATCTTCCGGCTCGAACAAACGAGCCACACCGCCCTCCTAATGTCCTTAAAGAGGAACAAAGCTGAAATCTCTCTGTTAATCCAGTCCCTTTGCGCCAATCGTTCTCTAATGAacttttattcaattttctaacAATAAATCTAGCAATGAATTCACGCCTGTTTTTCATCTTTCAAACCACTCTGCTACCACCGTGCCactgtttttatttaaataaaaattacaaatttacatttatacgATACTTTCTGCTCGTTTCTATTCGCAGAATGTACTGGTAAAACGTGACAAGACAAAGGCAGCAAAATCTTGAATATATGCTGCAAGTGAAACAAGTCGTATCTCTCAAAGATAACATTTTTCATATACCCATTTCTATAGAAACTTTTTCCGTCAAGAATCATAAATGTCTTTCCGcaaaaaaagttgaaaattcCCTGAAAGCTCCGTGTTATCGTCGAGGATCTACAAATTtacgatttttcttcttcggccAAGTTGTAACGATTTTTCAACTAttcgtattgaatttttctaCTTCGAAACAATGTCTTTCCGTGTTGCGCGCTGGATAGCTAAGATGAATGGATTTACTTGGACTTTTTCGCGTTTACCAAACGCGATGGATGACTGAGTAAATATAAACATTCTGAAGACAGCAATTAGAGCAGCGTCAGTCGACTCTATTAGGAAATAGCGAGCAATTTGTACTAATTACTTCGACAGACGAGCTTGAATCGACTTTCGTGAGAAGCTGCATGCCGTCTCCTATCTGCTATCTGCTATCTGCTATCTGCTGTCGTGTCTTTGGCTTGTAATCTTCCTACTTGTCAAACATCGCAACGAAGATCGTGTTTCCATCGTGGAAGACGGAACAGTCTGGGCAATCAGCAGGAAATAGCGTCTACTTTCAAAGAGGCTCTTCTTGTTCCTCCTGTTGCGTTGTTTCTACTTCAAATAACTTGcctgtaattattttattttctcaataaTAGGTCAaagattattataaataatcgGGCTGATCGTATCAGCATCGTATCGAAATTGAGATTTGTTAGCCCCCAGAGAAACAGAAATTCAGCGTGAAATTAATCTTGAACGTTAACTATATTTCATGATTCAAGCGAAACAAATATTCGTGTTCGATAACGACGATCAGATTTCCCATTTGTTTCTCATTTATTCGCCTCGATATTCCTTTTTAACAGCGGTCAAATAATTCTCAACGgcgaaaaataattaacgataCTCTCCAATTAATAGACCGATCTTGCACGATTGTTATACCGCGTAACcgaataattatcaattatttgTTATCGAATAATAGAATATTCCCAGAATTCCTCTTCAGAGAACTCGACgaataattttccaaaaatttttataaaaattcccAGAAATAATATACACctttttttctgaaaaatctgaaaaatctgaaaaatctgaaaaatctgaaGGTGACGTATATCAAACTGAATTTCAGATGGAATTCCATAACATAAAACTCATAAAAATGTTGCAAACTATTCTCTTCCAATTTTTACAAGCGACCGGGAAACGTTCACTGTATGCAGctaacaaatttaatttcacgtTTCGTGGTTGTTGGTTCGTAAAAACGTTGCGAGCCATTTTTATCGTCGGTACGCCAATATTTTGCGTTTTAAACGAATAAACAGAATTTCATCGAATATTGTACTCGCTGATTCGAAGCTTAAATCGACACGGATTTATTTCCTCTATTTAcgatttgtttttctttttttacagcaattaattacttaattctaaaatattgtataaaatttttctttgataAACGTTGACATTCTGATTAATTTTAcgttttaaacaattttctaaAAGTAAGAACGCGAAGCGCTTGAACTAGACTGATTTACGAGCGGGTTATAGTTGTCCGTAGAGATGTATCGGTGGTCTGTTTAAACTCACCTAGCAACCTCATACTTAATTACACGTGGTCTTCGTTTCACCGTTGCGTGAATCCAGAACCGTaacaataattgaaattaaaagaaattgaagaaataaaggaaaatgaaaaataaaatcgtaTTTTTCTGTGCGAGCGAAGAGAGACTGGTTTAGGAGAGAAGGgtaaaacaatttttcctcGTGTCGAACATCTTTCTAGAGCATGGAACGGATGGTAAATAAAGGTAGAAGGTTTTATCGATGTGCCAGTTCATCGATACTGTTCGCGAACGATTCAAAAACTTGGAAAACTCTTGCCAGTCACGGCGTGTATCGGCGAAACTCTATCGAAGCCTGTCtcgtttatcattttcttCCAACTCCAACCACACTGCCTATCTCCGGTCTTTCTTGTCTCGTCTCCAGCGTGACGCGAATCCCGATGCTCCTGCTCGATCTATGCCGAACCACCACCGAAACCCCTCCTCCGCGACAGAAAAACCCATTTTATCCTATCAATTTCGTCGCTTGACAATCGAGTTTTATCGAGTTTTATCGAGTTTTATCGAATTTTatctaattataatattaataataaaaatatgaatagcTAATTTTCAGATGCGAGTTTTCAACTTTGAAACGATAATATACCTACGTAGAGAAAGGGTGAATTGAGGTTGATTTTAGTTTCGAGCTGTTTAGCGTGTAAACTGTGAATGTAAACTGAAGGGGAATGAGATAGAACTAGCAAAAGTAACAACTTTCTTCGATCATCGACATCGCGAAAGCTTAGAACTTGCATCGTCATGGGCAAGCAACCTCTACGCTACAAAGTCCATGGGGCTGAAAAGTTGCGTAGCCTGTTtgatgaaaattcaatttgccACCGactaattttcatttcgtaaCGAGATATCAAATAGGGAACATGGTTTACGAAACagaaatgtatatatgtaACTTTGTTTGAAGGAAAAAGTGGCAAAAAACTTATTCGATCGAGTGTTCCTTGGAAGAAAAAAGCACGAAAAAAGCGAGGAAGtaaatttttcttgaaattacTTTCTGAACATATTCTTGAAAAAAGCATTCTTCTCGGGCTGAAATTTAAGAGACATCCGGGTCACGGGGCAGCTACTTTGAGACTTTTAACCCTTAGTAACGGCTCGAGCACGTAGGGCAACCCCTAGATCGAATCGAAACTTGTTTCACCAGACAACAGATTGGACggagtatacatataaatgTGTGAGAGAGAAGAATATAGTCGTTACAGTGTCGACACTTTCCCTATTTGGCCGCTGTTTACGggtaaatattgaaaatggaACTCGAAGTTGAGCGGCGAAATTAAAACGAATTTCAACAACGATTCGTTGTTCTGTTTGTTTTGCTCTATCGTGAAAAAGGAAACCATTCGCAGAGCTCTATGGGCTTATTGTTTCTTGATTATCTCCGCTTTGCTTCAGGTTTTCGAGGCTCCGCGACAGAATATTAATACgataaagagaaaataaaggCTTTATCGGTATGTATATCGGActttttttccttctaccCGCTCGTTTTCTTGTTCCATTCTCGGAAAGGAGTTGGTTGAAAACGCAGTGGAGGGTCGCAGAACCCTCTTACCTGGAGGTAACACGAGACCCACGAGCCTCGTCGAGGCTTCCGTAATCAGGCTCGAGAGAAGTTCGATGGGAACGGCGAGGATTCGGaaagatcgatcgatcgagtGATATTTTGCGAGCTGCTCGTTAAGACGGTTGCCCTCTAACCCTCTAACCCTCCAACCCTCCAGGCCTCGAGAGCAATTTCCCAAGATATTCCTCTCTTCGGGAAGCAACGAAAAACGCTCGAAAtcgaacgaatttttcattcgtcAAGAGTTAACCAACGCGTTTTGCACGATGCATTTCTCTTGATAATATTTTCCTACAAAATATCCTTCTTTCAGAGAAGCAAAACATTTATGGGGAAATAAATGAACTCGAAAAGGGagtgaaattattttctcctGAACGGATAGAAAGTAAATACATCTTATTCGTAAGATTTTTCAGTTCGGTACTCGGTACCTAACCTTAATGgcttattatcgttattaaatcattccgaagatttaaaaaaaatcttattttcGATTATATTTTTGTCGGTAATAAATACCTTCCTGGAGGAAGGTATTTAGTTGCGAATCCAAGACAGATGGAACGCAATCAACGGAAGGAGAACAGTCGGTTTCCTGAATTATTTTAAGTAGCGGAATGCTTATGACTCGAACGCGTTCATGCATATTCAGCTACGCGAGAAGCCGGATTATACAGAAATTGGGAAGTCTTGCGTTTCTGATTGCTCGATAGCGAACAGAAACTGAAATTCAGTTTCGAAATCGAACCAGTTTCAGACGCTTCGTGCCATGtttctccttctctccttctctctgcTTAATCTTACACAATTGATCGAATTAGAACAATTCGTATTAATTTACCCAATTTATTGGTTATCgtaatttcaacaattttctaCACAACGAATTTTCctatgaaaaaagaaaagacgaTAAAAATGTGTCGTTTTATTTGAGCCGAGACGGGACGAAGAGAACGAGACCACTGAAAATTCCGGAATAGACACTCTTCTCGGAGTACTTGACTCGATTATGAAAATGTACTTTGGCTGCTCTTTGCTTCCTACTCCCTgctctcctctctctttctcgcgACCCTTTTTTCCCTCCCTTGTC
This window contains:
- the LOC114875832 gene encoding von Hippel-Lindau disease tumor suppressor, whose product is MGENHHQLQQEQQQQQQQQQQQQQPVLRSINNVHRSFVKFINKTLHSVILYWIDYQGQAVSYGVLAPGDCRDIDTFVTHPWIFVDKETRDRYTVNQKDVFFPEPWFVRYRGLRRSELPQRFERTNVYIILPVYTLRELSLRAIKRRLTYDRQAFQLDIPRSLQHELAIMLPRNDDENEEDVDENEDDHGSRNS